TGGGAAAATGAAATGCCAATCGATGGATGCAGGGCCTCGTGCTGCTCACCCTGTCCGCGGCGATCTCGCCCTTCCGGCCGTCGTCGTGCCAGGGGCTCTCGTGCCCGCCGGCCTCACGGACCCAGTTCTCGGTCTTCTTCGCGGCGCTGTACCTGACCTCCATCGGCACGGGGGGCGTCAAGTCGGCGCTCCTGCCGTTCGGGGCGGAGCAGTACGACGACAGCAGCCCGGAGGAGAGTCGGAGGAAGCAGTCCTTCTTCACCTGGTTCTTCGGCGCCATCAACctcggcatcttcgtcgccgggaCGCTCGTGTCGTGGCTGCAGCAGAACGTGTCCTGGGCGCTCGGCTTCGGCGTCTCCGCGCTCTGCCTCCTCCTGGCGGCGGCGGGCTTCCTGGCCGGCACGCCCTGGTACAGGGTGCAGCTCCCCGCCGGTAGCCCGCTCAGGGACATACTCAGGGTGGTGGTGGCGTCCGTCAAGAAGAGGAAGACCAGGCTGCCTGCAGCCGCGGGTCAAGGTGACCTTGGCCTGCACGAGGTGGCGGAAGACGACGACCTGCAGAAGCTGGCGCACACCAAAGGGCTCAGGTGTCTGGACAAGGCCGCGGCGAAGGGCGGCGACGGCCACGAAGGCCCGTGGAATCTGTGCACGGTGAGCGAGGTGGAGGCCGTCAAGATCCTGGCGCACATGGTGCCCATCTGGGTGACGTGCGTGCTGTACGCGGCGTCCCTGGGGCAGATGACCACCACCTTCATCCAGCAGGGGATGACCATGGACAACAAGTTGCTCGGGAGGGTGAAGGTGCCGGTGGCGTCGATGGTGTCGATCGAGGTGGTGTTCATGCTGCTCTGGGTGCTTCTGCACGACGCCGTCATCATGCCGCTCGCGCGGAGGTGGGCCCAAGCCGGGAGCGCCGGGCTGTCCCAGCTGCAGCGGATGGGCGTGGGGAGGGTCCTGGTGGTTctggccatggcgacggcggcgctggtGGAGAGCCGCCGGCTGCGCGTGGCCGGCGCGGGCAGGAAGATGGGCATCGCGTGGCAGGTGCCGCAGTTCGTGCTGGTGGCCGGGTCGGACGTGTTCTGCGGGATCGCGCAGCTGGAGTTCTTCTACGGGGAGGCGCCGGCGTCGATGCGCAGCATCTGCTCCGCCTTCTCCTTCCTCGCGCTGTCGCTGGGATTCTACGTCAACTCGGTGGTGGTGACCGCGGTGGCGGCGTTGAGGCCCGGGTGGCTGGCGGCCAACCTCAACGAGGGGCACCTGGACTACTACTTCTGGCTGTGGGCCGTCATCAGCGCCGGCAACCTGCTGCTCTACCTGCTGCTTGCCGCCCGGTACACGCCCAAGCAAGTCCTCCGCCACTCGCCATAGCCGCCGGCACCGAGTTAGCTAATGCACTGCTCCGTACTATGATGAATGTCTGAATGATGATGTAACTTGGACACATCACGCCGTAGAAGTCTCGCCGGATATAACTCTTGTTTTGTACATGTTCAGAGAGTGTCGTTAACGTTAACAAGCTGGGAGATTTCTTTTTTCGGAGCTGCTAAAACTCAGTCGACTCAGTCGACGAGTTAGCCGTTGGATGTTTTGTTCGCTTTAAGATTCACGCCAGGTGTGTTTGTCTTTGTTTCAGCCTGTATAAGGCGACCAGCCCGTTTCCTTATTTTGTTGGACCTTTTTGTAGCGTGCGTGTGTTGCTTTTGTGTTGGGCGGGTGTTCAGCCAGCCTTTTTCATTGCTTTTTGCTTTTTTTGTCGATGCTGCCGGCTGCTTTAGCTCTGGATTGTTTACCTGCTTTGCTCCCATTTTTCCTTTTCccatttctttttttgtttttctattagtttttgttttttcataaATATTACCACACGGTTTGTTTTTTGTGCGTAATTACATGTCAACTATCGATATGcaaccttttcttttcttttcaagaGTATTGTCATCGGTCACATCCATCGATCATACGGAGTTGCATGCGCATCAGCCACACGCTATTGTATATGTATGTCATCCGCGTGCAACTTacctttcttttttcccttttaaaAGTATGTTCTTGCCGGTCAACTATAAGTGTCGCCCTGACTGCAAGTGCATGTCTTCAGCTCAGTTGCAACTTACTAGTGTTTTGTcggaggggaaagttgcatgtctgtcactaGGCACGCAATTGCAAGTGTCGCTTCcgactgcaactgcatgtcttcaacaCGATTACAACTTAGTGTTGTTTTGTGGGGGGGGGGACAATTGCATGTTTTGTACTACAAACGCAACTGCAAGTGTTGCCctcgactgcaattgcatgtcttcaacGCGACTACAACTCCCTGGTGTTTTTTTGTCGGGGAGGGGGTAGTTGCATGTCTgccactaggcacgcaactgcaagNNNNNNNNNNNNNNNNNNNNNNNNNNNNNNNNNNNNNNNNNNNNNNNNNNNNNNNNNNNNNNNNNNNNNNNNNNNNNNNNNNNNNNNNNNNNNNNNNNNNNNNNNNNNNNNNNNNNNNNNNNNNNNNNNNNNNNNNNNNNNNNNNNNNNNNNNNNNNNNNNNNNNNNNNNNNNNNNNNNNNNNNNNNNNNNNNNNNNNNNNNNNNNNNNNNNNNNNNNNNNNNNNNNNNNNNNNNNNNNNNNNNNNNNNNNNNNNNNNNNNNNNNNNNNNNNNNNNNNNNNNNNNNNNNNNNNNNNNNNNNNNNNNNNNNNNNNNNNNNNNNNNNNNNNNNNNNNNNNNNNNNNNNNNNNNNNNNNNNNNNNNNNNNNNgactgcaattgcatgtcttcaacACGATTGCAACTTAGTGTTGGTTTGTCTAGGGGGGGGGCAATTGCATGTCTTGTTCTacacatgcaactgcaagtgttgccctcgactgcaattgcatgtcttcaacGTGACTGCAACTTTGTGGTGTTTTTGTCGGGGAGGGGGTAGTTGCATGTCTgccactaggcacgcaactgcaagtgtctcctccgactgcaattgcatgtcttcaacGCGACTGCAACTCAGTGATGTTTTTTGTCAGGAGGGGGGCAGTTGCATATCTTTTCACTAGACACATTGTCGCCATGACTACAACTGCatgttgttgctgttgttcttgtggtggtggttgttgttgttgttactattattattagtagtagtagtactactactactagtagtactattattattattatcatcatcatcatattttatattttttatgcttattttattttgttgttgcattttgagtttttctttttgaaaacacaCGTGAACATTTTCAAAATACATGATGTTTTTTAGGAACATTTTTTCCAACACATGATGAATAATTTTAAGAATAAACGAGCAATTTTTCCaaaatatcatgataaatgtaaaCAAAATGCTTCCTTTTACAGTGAGCTGATAACTATTTTTTCAAAGGAAATGAGCGTTTAACAAACAataggaaaaaacagaaaaactaaactTAAACAAAAAAACGGATGGAAGGAAAATCATGCAAACTTACTACTGTCCCGGCTTGTGCCAGAACGAGCAGTATCTCTAGAAACTCTCGATGGACTCAAAAAAATGCTGGCCTAAAGGCACAGAGCAACGTGAGAAACTGACAAAGGCATTAGACGCAATAGCAGGGCCGACCCAACAATACTAGAAAAGTATCAGACTAAATGAGAAATTAAAAATGGGCTGGGCTATTGTTAGATGATGTCATCtgactgagacttcgcgaagtctcagtcgactaaggCCTAGACAGAtccttctttttttttgcgaggaagctGGGAGATatgtaagactagccacagtgggagtaacttcagcagtaacatcgagtccaactcagcaaatttgcttatgtggcaatgagttaatgaggagagaggtacttgtagtaacttagctagttactgtaacatcacatgtcccaatgcaatatgagtctataacctaataaatgaagctgtccatgttaccatacttatgttactacccactatgaaggtagtaacatagtctagggacatgtgtatgttactctccattgtggctagtctaaggcAATTTTATTTTTTAGCAAAACAATGGATGGATAATTTTCAGTTCTTTGTCCTTAGAATGAATGAATTTTCAGTTCTTTGTCCTTAGGATGAATGCAATCATAGTTTCTTGAGTAAAATTCATCAACATGCACTGAGCTTGTTTGTGGCGTGCAAAAAAGTCACTGAATTCAGAAAGTGTAATATTCGGGTTGACAAACTTGTTCCACGAGCGCACATACGGTCACCGCCGCCGTTTTCGTGTGTATTTTGCTAGCTTGGCGCCGTCTTACTCGCCATATGTTGCCACGTCATCGTTCGAGGGACCGCAAGAAGGAAGCTCTGGGAGTGCGAGGATTTTTTTTGTTGCAAAAAATCTAGTTGGTGGGGCTTCTTTAAATCTGATGGATCTAGGGGTGGAAACGGATTGGATGTggatcggatagtgctcttacCACTTCCGTTTTCATATTTACAAAACGAATACGAATGTGAATACGGATGTTATCGGATACGGATGCGGCTCGGATGTTATTCGTATACGGATACGTATCGGATGTTTTCTTGATTCGGAATGGATACAAATAATAGCGACATATTGCTTAAGTATATTAGTCAATAGCTATGTGACATGAAGTATTCAACTTGTAACATACAATAAatcaatgataaataggtttatgaataaacactactgtaatgcataataatttctaagagtaatcataaaacgagtaaaatttgaccacttatttgacttttaagttggataattggaatattgggGCTACAATTTTGAAAATTACCTCCCATAATCTTATTCGGATACGGATATATTcacttccatatccatatttgtgtcaaaatctcataccgtattttattttttatttgctaaataaattcggatacggataatttccatttccattttggttcggatgcggatgttccggatacgaataggcattttctcgaatacgaatatcggatatttcggattatccgctaccactttccacccctagatGGATCTTTTGAAGGGTTGTATCGCAAAAATGCTGCCACGTTCGAACTGCAGTTTACAAAAAATCTCTCGAGCCCACCTCGGCACCGTCGACAACGCTTCAAAACCAGTCGATTCGGGGAAAGAGAAGAGAAATGAGGAAAAGAAAGAGGAGGAGGTGACGCTGATCGCCTAGGGTTTTCGATCTGACGCACGCAATCCTCGGCGGCGGCGCCTACACCTGTGAGTTCGCCATCGATTCGAAACATGGCACCGCGGCTGCGACCTGATGGAGAGCCACCCCCGTCTACGGTGAGTGATCCCCACCCCCGCCGCTCCTCGTGTTCATTTGTACTTGTTCCTTGTGTTCATGTTCGTGTCGCTCTTCGTTTTCCATAGATGCATTGCTTGGAATGTCTGGTAAAGAAAGTAGGGTTTGGGgggtgttgacatcagatttttgCATGGCATAAAATAAAATGAGATGGCttcgagtgaaagggttttcagcatggaaagtttcacgtcgccgagtggaacaactttgatgtttaggttatcatcATCCAAACCCATCTTAGGGATCGAAATTGTACTCTGAGTGGCAGaattcaatgttccgagtggttttcgGCCGATCACGCCTTCAAGACGACcacggatgaaggagcactctaaaggaattgtcttcgtatcgtcgaggcaatcaattttgatatataaatcatctcaatctgtGTTCATATGTAAAAGTTAGAGACAATACACTGCAGACGGAGTCtaaacggaaatatggcgcgaggtaccagacaccctgtctgatgggtcgcACGAGCAATTCGGCTCTCAAAAAGGCCTTGAATCGGAAAACCTTCAACACGGataagtttcgtctcgtcgagccgatcgattttcatatataattcgtctccaTCTGAGGTTGTATGAGACCTGGAGAGataaatcaagatcaggctatgttttcagtcaggaaatccgagtgaaaatcttatcatccgagtgaaaacttaccgatcgaCTGAAAGTTTGCTGTCCGAGTGAACTTattatcatccgagtgaaaatagagtcatccgagtgaaaagattaccatcggaatgaaaacttgccgatcgagtaagagattgccttccgagtgaaaatatagtcatccgagtgaaagattgtcttccgagtgaaaatttTGCCATCCGAATGAAAGATTTCAACATCTGAGGGAAAAAGTCTagtcggacgatccgagtgaaagactctaatattcgagtggatgagctcgaatccgagtgaaaccgaacatgtgcccgaaagtttatcaagatgacctcggatggagaagtgttcaatacagaagttgttcGTATCGCCAaaacggtaaactttggttttggagtcatcatcatcagagatagtatatggcctgcaaattcactacgagactcagATAATCCAGTCTGCTGCaaaaccgagtccgactggaaggtaaagatgacttcgtaaagtattcaagatggccttatttgaaaaagtgatcaacatgagagttgttcgtctcgtcgaggcacacaagtttgatatttgggccgtcttggtcggagatcatatgcaagatcgatggcccgcgcaaggaggaagacagaagttgggccagattcagactgaatccgagttggaatagaactaggactgtaggacgtgaattgatgtaattttttgtaaggaaagcctagatgaatcttTTACTTGTATAGGAAGttcagccgcctcttatatatattGAGAGTGATGGCCGATtagacaacacacaatcgaacaaatcaatatactatttTTTcagtctacgttttatctctccaccgtttctCTCTCTCGTTCTTCAATGTTCCTCAAGTTTGAGAGCTGCAAATCCCgtggctctaggggcgagcgaatcgacctagggcagcccatagccgacgcactccctgacggggtccctcccgggcgtgcggggtttcgggtttgcaaaagcgcccgccgactatcttgcgtatcgcgctgtcggtcgggtctccttcaacgtgagctgcggtgcatcaccccgacgtcgagggtacacgtgacgtgttcgtgtttcaacacactttttggcgactccgctggggactgaagaccaatcatcatcatccaccatgtccgatcttcccaagccatctgaggtagacgccgataacatcattaagtccagtcttgatgagatatcagctgatcatcgccaagtctatgaggagtaaagaaggcgcgcgaagagaaggatttgcaggagttccttgcaaaattctagaaggatcgccaaggcaacatcactccgattgaagaaatcaaattccctcctcttcaagccgagcaggttaaaccctctgtgagCACTACCTTTCCTCCTAAGTAGTGGGCTGAGATCgagagtcgtattgctgatggtaacaatctagtctctcaaactttcatagaaaatactaatgctcagaagaatatatctcaatcatctagtggtaatggtggtatagctgctagtgtgcaaaaccctaatctgacTTTACGTATTTCATTGGCGCCTCCCatgccgatgacttattatcctactcaaacaaatcagattgtggctgcacccattaaccctattatgagcatgccaggttcagTGGCAACGCTGAACCAAACCCTACCTGCAGCTACAACCACTCGGCCACTACCGAACTATGGTTCGGCATACATGCCACAgttcctacctacagctagtagtcctactcctcctatgccactgcaaCAAGCTTCATCGTCTACCACAGACGATGCCCTAGCTAATTTTAGAGAGGAGATGGGTAAGATGCTTCGAGGAAACTTtggggttgagttacctcggaatcggatttaccaaaagccgtaccccgagtactttgatgccatccagtgccctccgggatataagattccagattttggtaagtttaatggagaaggcacgaaaaccacatgggagcatgttagtcaa
This DNA window, taken from Triticum aestivum cultivar Chinese Spring chromosome 1D, IWGSC CS RefSeq v2.1, whole genome shotgun sequence, encodes the following:
- the LOC123181509 gene encoding protein NRT1/ PTR FAMILY 8.3 isoform X1 translates to MASSAGNGKEMAALESGHASSSSSSSSSPAAAAKMTAVAGKPRPFTWTGPAIVMGFELLESIAFSGVALNLVIYLGTVLHGTTAFNAAHVDTWNGTTFIVPVLGAFLADSCWGKYNTIVVSLLFYLAGLVLLTLSAAISPFRPSSCQGLSCPPASRTQFSVFFAALYLTSIGTGGVKSALLPFGAEQYDDSSPEESRRKQSFFTWFFGAINLGIFVAGTLVSWLQQNVSWALGFGVSALCLLLAAAGFLAGTPWYRVQLPAGSPLRDILRVVVASVKKRKTRLPAAAGQGDLGLHEVAEDDDLQKLAHTKGLRCLDKAAAKGGDGHEGPWNLCTVSEVEAVKILAHMVPIWVTCVLYAASLGQMTTTFIQQGMTMDNKLLGRVKVPVASMVSIEVVFMLLWVLLHDAVIMPLARRWAQAGSAGLSQLQRMGVGRVLVVLAMATAALVESRRLRVAGAGRKMGIAWQVPQFVLVAGSDVFCGIAQLEFFYGEAPASMRSICSAFSFLALSLGFYVNSVVVTAVAALRPGWLAANLNEGHLDYYFWLWAVISAGNLLLYLLLAARYTPKQVLRHSP